The Spirochaetota bacterium sequence TATATATCTTTTATCTATCTTATTATTTTTAATAGCTTCATCTATATCATAAGAAGATTTATCTTTTATATTTTCACTATTTAATATATCATCTTCAGGAAATTCATATCCTCTAACTCCATCTCTTGATATCTCAAAAATAAGTGGAAAATTTTCCATAAATCCTCCTTAAATAAAAACTTTTTCACATTACTACCATTTTTTCATTTTATTAATATATTTTTTTATCTCATTTATATTTTTTCATCTTATTAAATTTTTTCATCTCCTTAATATTTTTTTTATCTCATTAATATAAAGATCAATTTCTTCCTTTGTTCTTTTCTCAGTTACTGCAATTGCTACTTTTCCAGTTTTTTTACTATTCATATTATTATTTTCACTAAAGTTTCTTTTTAGAAAAGGTGTTTGAGTAAAAAGATCATCAAGTAAAACCCCTCCAAATATATTATTTTCTTCCAATTTTTTTAAAACTTCCTTTGCTTTTTCATAATCTCCAAATTCAATTGTAAACTCATTAAAAAATGGTTTTCCCTCTCCATATAATTTTAGACCACATTCAGAAGTAAGCTTATCAGCAAGATAGTGAGATTTTGAATAGTTTTGCTTTCCAACCTCTCTAAATCCATCTCTTCCTATTGAACAAAAGTAAACAAGAGATGCTAAAGCCATCAAAGCTTGATTTGAACATATGTTTGATGTTGCTCTCTCCCTTTTTATATGTTGTTCTCTAGCTTGTAAAGTTAATACAAATCCTCTTTTCCCTTCTTTGTCAACAGTTTGCCCAGCAATTCTACCCGGAAGTTTTCTAACATGTTCCATAGTTGTTGCAATATAACCAGCTGATGGACCCCCAAAATACATAGGAATACCAGCAGGTTGAAGATCACCTATTGCAACATCTGCTCCCCATTCTCTTTGTGACTTAAAATATGAAAGAGAAAGTGGATTTGATGATATCACAAATATAGCTTTATATCTGTGTATCTCTTCTGCAAAATCTTCATAATTTTCTATTATACCATAGATATTTGGGCTTTGACAAATAACTGCAGCAGTTTTTTCTGAAAGTTTCTTTTTTAAGTCTTCAAAATCAGTTTCTCCATCTTTTTCATTTATTTGAATAAGTTTAACAGGAAGATCTGAAAAACTTGTATGTAAAACCTCCTTTGTATAAGGGTGTAATGTGCTTGAAAAAAGTATTTCTTCACCTTTTTTATTTGT is a genomic window containing:
- the gcvPA gene encoding aminomethyl-transferring glycine dehydrogenase subunit GcvPA; translation: MIKYIPDSEQNIKKMLDEIGVKSVDDLFADIPQKIRLNGEIGIGKGISEYEAYKKLLSLSEKNNTKYINFLGCGCYDHIIPSVVKHITSRSEFYTAYTPYQAEISQGVLQAIFEYQTIICELTGMDVSNASLYDGATAAYEAAVIGLQTNKKGEEILFSSTLHPYTKEVLHTSFSDLPVKLIQINEKDGETDFEDLKKKLSEKTAAVICQSPNIYGIIENYEDFAEEIHRYKAIFVISSNPLSLSYFKSQREWGADVAIGDLQPAGIPMYFGGPSAGYIATTMEHVRKLPGRIAGQTVDKEGKRGFVLTLQAREQHIKRERATSNICSNQALMALASLVYFCSIGRDGFREVGKQNYSKSHYLADKLTSECGLKLYGEGKPFFNEFTIEFGDYEKAKEVLKKLEENNIFGGVLLDDLFTQTPFLKRNFSENNNMNSKKTGKVAIAVTEKRTKEEIDLYINEIKKILRR